A genomic segment from Mustela lutreola isolate mMusLut2 chromosome 15, mMusLut2.pri, whole genome shotgun sequence encodes:
- the GJD3 gene encoding gap junction delta-3 protein yields the protein MGEWAFLGSLLDAVQLQSPLVGRLWLVVMLIFRILVLATVGGAVFEDEQEEFVCNTLQPGCRQTCYDRAFPVSHYRFWLFHILLLSAPPVLFVIYSVHRAGKEAGGADAGPGPRPPPRRRCYLLSVALRLLAELAFLAGQALLYGFRVAPHFACAGPPCPHTVDCFVSRPTEKTVFVLFYFAVGLLSALLSVAELGHLLWKGRPRAGRCRQGAERDGRRHRAHEEVQQLLPPPPPPPQPPPPPLPPIPPSRRPRPDDPSGPPAYAHPGPAGDSEGGSGRSKASLATVRQDLAI from the coding sequence ATGGGGGAGTGGGCGTTCCTGGGCTCGCTGCTGGACGCCGTGCAGCTGCAGTCGCCGCTCGTGGGCCGCCTGTGGCTGGTGGTCATGCTGATCTTCCGCATCCTGGTGCTGGCCACGGTGGGCGGCGCCGTGTTCGAGGACGAGCAGGAGGAGTTCGTGTGCAACACGCTGCAGCCGGGCTGCCGCCAGACGTGCTACGACCGCGCCTTCCCCGTCTCCCACTACCGCTTCTGGCTCTTCCACATCCTGCTGCTCTCGGCGCCGCCCGTGCTCTTCGTCATCTACTCGGTGCACCGGGCCGGCAAGGAGGCGGGCGGCGCGGACGCGGGGCCCGGGCCCCGGCCCCCGCCGCGCCGCCGCTGCTACCTGCTGAGCGTGGCGCTGCGCCTGCTGGCCGAGCTGGCCTTCCTGGCGGGCCAGGCGCTGCTCTACGGCTTCCGCGTGGCCCCGCACTTCGCGTGCGCCGGCCCGCCGTGCCCGCACACCGTGGACTGCTTCGTGAGCCGGCCCACCGAGAAGACCGTCTTCGTGCTCTTCTACTTCGCCGTGGGGCTGCTCTCGGCGCTGCTCAGCGTGGCCGAGCTGGGCCACCTGCTCTGGAAGGGCCGCCCGCGCGCCGGGCGCTGTCGCCAGGGGGCCGAGCGCGATGGCCGCCGCCACCGAGCGCACGAGGAGGTGCAGCAGctgctcccgccgccgccgccgccgccgcagccgccgccgccgccgctgcccccGATCCCGCCCtcccgccgcccgcgccccgACGACCCCAGCGGCCCGCCCGCCTACGCGCACCCGGGCCCCGCCGGCGACAGCGAGGGCGGCAGCGGCCGCAGCAAGGCGTCTCTGGCCACTGTCCGCCAGGACCTGGCCATCTAG